In a single window of the Papaver somniferum cultivar HN1 chromosome 8, ASM357369v1, whole genome shotgun sequence genome:
- the LOC113301224 gene encoding trafficking protein particle complex subunit 1-like, protein MQFFGGSEVSPSPPIPSGAGNRAHMMYVFNRNGVCLLYREWNRPLRTLSSQQDHKLMFGLLFSLKSFTAKMDPSSVDKGNLGVPQLPGQGCSFHSFSTNSYKLSLMETPSGIKIILVTNPKTGDLRESLKHIYSLYVEYVVKNPLYSPGTQIRCELFNTALGQYVKNV, encoded by the exons ATGCAGTTCTTTGGAGGCTCTGAGGTCAGTCCATCACCTCCTATACCCAGTGGTGCTGGGAACCGTGCTCACATGATGTACGTGTTTAATAGGAATGGTGTGTGTTTGCTGTATAGAGAGTGGAATAGACCTCTGAGAACCCTTAGTTCCCAACAAGATCACAAGCTCATGTTCGGACTTCTTTTCTCACTAAAATCTTTTACTGCAAAGATGGATCCTTCCAG TGTTGACAAAGGAAACCTTGGGGTGCCTCAATTACCAGGTCAAGGATGTTCATTCCATAGCTTCAGTACAAATTCCTACAAATTAAGTTTGATGGAAACCCCCTCAGGGATAAAG ATAATATTGGTCACAAATCCAAAAACTGGTGATTTACGGGAATCCCTAAAGCACATTTATAGTTTGTACGTGGAGTATGTTGTCAAGAATCCCCTCTATAGCCCAGGGACTCAAATTAG gTGTGAGCTTTTTAATACAGCTCTCGGTCAATACGTGAAGAATGTGTAG